TGGGGCTGAGAGGTATTTACGGGCCATTTTAGCCAAAGTGGGGAACCTGATTTTGTTGACACCCCAGTACTTCAGAGGACTGTCTTCACGAGGGCTTGGGGCCTCTCCGAGGTATGTGTCGAGCTCAATGGCAGCACCTGCTGCCAGCGGCTGTGCTGCCTGGGGCTGCTCCTTAGCGATTTCTTCAAATACAGTGTCCAGACTGCTGCTAGTGCTGGCCTGGGCCTTGAGGAACAGTTTAGCAGGAGGTTCTGCAGCTTCTGCCCGACTCCCCTCTGCCTCAGCTCTGGACATCATCTGCAGCTCCTGCTTCAGGTGCAGCTTGGCCTCCGGAGCAGTGTTGTTGGAGAAGAAGCGATCTTTATACCTGAACAAAATTCATGAATGTATTAATATGTGGAAAAATAGGACTGATTTTAGTTTCCCCTAAACTACTGTCACAAATGCCAGCCATTTGGCTTTCT
This genomic window from Labeo rohita strain BAU-BD-2019 chromosome 1, IGBB_LRoh.1.0, whole genome shotgun sequence contains:
- the LOC127168856 gene encoding zinc finger BED domain-containing protein 4 is translated as MMSRAEAEGSRAEAAEPPAKLFLKAQASTSSSLDTVFEEIAKEQPQAAQPLAAGAAIELDTYLGEAPSPREDSPLKYWGVNKIRFPTLAKMARKYLSAPCSSVESERLFSSVSHIIDENRNRLTADNAEKLLFLKKNLPLTFSK